The stretch of DNA CGGGTTTGTCTCTGCTGGGCACAATATGCACCTCGACCAGCGGCATCTCGTTGAGCCGCAGTACCTGATAATCGTGATAGTTGGACTGCACGACCATGCCGTCCTTCACCGTCAGTTTGCTGTGCAGCGCCATGCCCAGGCCAAAGGTGATGCACGATTCCATCTGCGCCGCGATGCTCTGCGGGTTAACCGCAATCCCGCAATCCACCGCACACACCACGCGGTGCACGCGGATCGCCAGATTGTCCTGCGAGACCTCGGCGACCTGCGCCACATAACTGCCAAATGACTCGTGCACCGCCACGCCCAAGGCATGCCCACCCGGCAGCGGCGCTGTCCAGTTGGCCTTCTCCACCGCCAGATTCAGCACGCCCAGATGCCGTGGATGGTCCTTGAGCAACGTGCGTCGGTATTCCACCGGGTCCTTGCCCGCCGCCGTGGCCATTTCATCGATCAGCGATTCCATGACAAACCCGGTGTGGCTATGGCCCACCGAACGCAGCCACAGCACATTGATCCCGGTCTGCGGTGAATGCAGCTCGACCTGCTGATGGGCCAGGCCCTTGAGATACGGGCTGTCGGCCACGCCCTCGACAGAGGTCGGGTCGATGCCATTCTTGACCATGGTCGCTTCCAGCAGCGTGCCGGTCATGATCGATTGGCCGACCAGCACATGCTGCCAGCTCAGCGGCATGCCCTGCCCGTCCAGGCCGATGCGCGCCTGATGCAGGAACATCGAACGGTAATAACCGCCACGAATGTCATCCTCACGTGACCACACGGTTTTCACCGGCATCCCGGCGGCTTTCGCCACTTGCACCGCTTCGGCGACGAAGTCCGACGTCGGATTGGCCCGACGCCCGAAGCCGCCGCCGAGAAACTCGGTGTGAATCTCCACCTGCTCGGGTTTGAGCCCGGTGATCTTGCCGGCGATCATCTGGTCGAGGGTCTGGAATTGCGTGCCAGTCCAGATCTCGCACTTCTCGGCGCTGATCTTCACCGTGCAGTTGAGCGGTTCCATGGGCGCGTGGGCCAGATACGGCACGCTGTACTCGACGTCGATTTTCTTCGCCGCCTTGTCGAAATTACCCTTCGGGTCCCCGGCCTGAGCGGCCGATGTGCCCGGTGTCGCCGCCAGTTTGCGGAAACTGTCGAGCAGGCCCTGACTGCTGAGGTCCGTGTGTGGCCCCATGTCCCAATCGACGTTCAAGGCATCGCGGCCCAGCTTCGCCGCCCAATAATGCTCGGCGATCACCGCCACACCGGTCGGCACCTGCACCACTTTGTGCACTCCGGGCACCGCCAGCGCCTCGGCACCTTCGAAGGATTTGACCGTGGCGCCGAACACCGGCGCCCGCGCGACCATCGCGGTCATCAAGCCCTCGAACTGCACGTCCATGCCGAACTTGGCGCGGCCGGTGATTTTCTCCGGGGTGTCGAGACGCTTGGTCGGTTTGCCGATGACTTTCCAGTCCTTGGCCTCCTTGAAGGTGATCGACTTCGGATCCGGCACCGGCAACTGCCCGGCAGCGTCCGCCAGTTCGCCGTAGGTCGCCCGTTTATCGCCGGCGATCACCACGCCCGACTCGGTGCGAATCGTCGACGCAGCGACGTTGAAGCGCTTGGCCGCGGCCTCCACCAGCATCTGCCGCGCCGTGGCTCCCGCAAGCCGATAACGGTCAAACTCCATCCAGGTCGAAGTCGAGCCGCCGGTAATCTGCATCCCGCCAAACGCCGGCATACCGTAATTGGCCGCCGAGGCCGGCGAGTGCTCGACGCGGATTTTCGACCAGTCGGCGTCCAGCTCTTCGGCAATCAGCATGGTCAGGCCGGTCCAGATACCCTGGCCCATTTCCGAATGCCCGAGCAACACCGTCACGCTGTTGTCGGCGGCGATGCGCAAAAACGCATTCGGCGCGAAGACCTTGCCTTCATTCTCCGCCGCCAGGGCAAACCGATGGGCACCGGGCACGACAAACGCCACCACCAGACCGCCACCCAGCACGGCGCTGCCCTTGAGAAAACCACGACGCGATACAGGACTGTTCATCGTCTATCTCCCCACCGGGTTCAACCGATTTCGGCCGCACGTTTGACCGCTGCGCGGATTCTTGGATAAGTGCCGCAGCGGCAGATGTTGCCGGAGAGCGCCTGATCAATATCGCTGTCGGTGGGTTTGGGGATTTTCGCCAGCAGCGCGGCGGCCGACATGATCTGCCCGGACTGGCAGTAACCGCACTGCACCACATCCAGTTCGGCCCAGGCCTGTTGCACAGGATGCGAACCGTCGGTGGACAGCCCTTCGATGGTGAGAATTTTCTGGCCGTTGGCCACGGCGGTGGCGGGCGTGATGCAGGCGCGCAGTGGCGCGCCGTCAACGTGCACCGTGCAGGCACCGCACTGGGCCATGCCGCAGCCGAATTTGGTACCGGTCAGGTGCGCCACATCACGCAGGACCCAGAGCAGCGGCATGTCGGCCGGCACATCGAGCTCCTGATCCTTGCCATTGATATTCAAGGTCAGCATCGGGGGATTTCCTCAGACTCACGGTGTTCTGAAGGGGCGTCGCTACGGCCGGCAAAGCCTGCGCGCGCCTCGGCTTATCCCTTTCAGCAAAGCCTAATTTGCGCCGCAAGCCAGACGTTGCGACCACCGGTCATGCCTCAACGAAAAAATGTCGACTTTAATCCTACGGCTGATAACGGCGCTCACCCAAGCCATCACGACCGGTCTGCGACGAGCGCTAACCCATCACATTGGTCTGGAGTCGCGAACATGGGATTTATCACCACCAAAGACGGCGTCGAAATCTTCTACAAGGACTGGGGCCCGAAGGACGCCCCGGTGATCCACTTCCACCACGGCTGGCCGCTCAGCTCGGATGATTGGGACGCGCAGATGCTGTTCTTTCTCGGGCAAGGCTTTCGGGTGATCGCCCATGATCGCCGGGGTCACGGCCGATCGAGCCAGGTCTGGGCCGGGCATGACATGGATCACTACGCAGACGATGTGCTGGCGGTGGTTAAACATTTGGGTGTGAAGAACGTTGTGCATGTCGGCCACTCCACGGGCGGCGGTGAGGTTATCCATTACATCGCCCGCCACGGTCAGGACAACGTCGCCAAAGGCGTGCTGATCAGCGCCGTGCCGCCGCTGATGGTCAAGACCGATAGCAATCCCGGTGGTCTGCCGAAATCGGTGTTCGATGATTTTCAGACGCAACTGGCGGCTAATCGGGCGCAGTTTTATCGGGACATTCCGACCGGCCCTTTTTATGGCTACAACCGGCCGGGCGCCAAACCTTCGGAAGGGATTATTGGCAACTGGTGGCGCCAGGGCATGATCGGTGGGGCCAAGGCGCATTACGACGGCATCGTCGCGTTCTCGCAGACCGATTTCACCGAAGACCTGAAGCAAGTCACTGTGCCGGTACTGGTGATGCATGGCGAGGACGATCAGATAGTGCCGTACGCGAACTCGGGGCCTTTGTCGGCGAAACTGCTGCCAAATGGCACGTTGAAATCGTATCCGGGGTTTCCCCACGGGATGCCGACGACGGAGGCGGCGACGATCAATGCGGACCTGCTGGCCTTTATTCGCGGCTGAGATCACTGAGGTCAGCTGCCTCCCCCTGTGGGAGCGAGCTTGCTCCGGGCGGCGTTCCGACGAAGGCAATCTGTCAGGCAATATCGGGCTGACTGAACCACCGCTATCGCGAGCAGGCTCACTCCTACATTTGTCTGCGGCGTACATACAAATATCCATCCCACACAAAACCCTGTGGGAGCGGGCTTGCTCGCGAAGGCAATCTGTCAGGCAATATCGGGCTGACTGAACCACCGCTTTCGCGAGCAGGCTCACTCCTACAGTTGTCTGCGGCGTACATACAAATATCCATCCCACACAAAACCCTGTGGGAGCGGGCTTGCTCGCGAAGGCAATCTGTCAGGCAATATCGGGGCTGACTGAACCACCGCTATCGCGAGCAGGCTCACTCCTACATTTGTCTGCGGCGTACATACGAATATCCATCCCACACAAAACCCTGTGGGAGCGGGCTTGCTCACGAAGGCAATCTGTCAGTTGATACTGGGCCAACTGGCCCACCGCTTTCGCGAGCAAGCCCGCTCCCACATTTGCCTGCGGCGTACATACGAATATCCATCCCACACAAAACCCTGTGGGAGCGGGCTTGCTCGCGAAGGCAATCTGTCAGGCAATATCGGGCTGACTGAACCACCGCTTTCGCGAGCAGGCTCACTCCTACATTTGTCTGCGGCGTACATACAAATATCCATCCCACACAAAACCCTGTGGGAGCGGGCTTGCTCGCGAAGGCAATCTGTCAGTTGATACTGGGCCAACTGGCCCACCGCTTTCGCGAGCAAGCCCGCTCCCACACTTATCTGCGGCGTACATACGAATATCCATCCCACACAAAACCCTGTGGGAGCGGGCTTGCTCGCGAAGGCAATCTGTCAGGCAATATCGGGCCAACTGAATCACCGCTTTCGCGAGCAGGCTCACTCCTACATTTGTCTGCGGCGTACACATGAATATCTACCCCACACAAAACCCTGTGGGAGCCAGCTCACTGTCACAAAGGCAGGCTGTGGGCCGCATTACTCTTCTATTCGGCCCGTGCTCTCACGGTCACGTTCGTAGTGGTGAGCCAGCGGCAGCGCCGGCAACCACGCCTCACGACGGACAGTCCAGAGTTCATAAGTGGGCTTGAAGCGGTTCGGCTCATCAAGCGACCCCACGTTGATTTCGACCTCGTCTCCCGACCGTGTGAAGACCGGAGAACCGCAGCGCAAACAGAAAAACCGGCCGTTATAGTCGCCGGTTTTGCCGGTGACCTTCAGCGCATGTTCCGGGAATATCGCCGAGGTGTGGAACAGCGCGCCGTGACGTTTGCGGCAGTCCAGGCAGTGGCAGATGCCGACGCGATAGGGCTGGCCAGATACTTCGAAACGCACATCGCCGCACAGGCAGCCGCCGGTGATTTGATCCATGTCGTAGCTCCTCTGATCGCTCATGTCTTCAGTGTCTAAACGCAACGCCGCACACCCGTTTAAATTACACGAATCGTTACGTCATAAAGGCTACAACGCCTTGCGTCGTTGCCTACGCGTACACCAGAATCCGCCGGCTTACACGGCTATGGGGTGGGCTATATCGTTTGCCGGTCACTGAATAACAGTGATCGGGTTTGGTAGCCCGCTTCTAAGTATGATGGCGACGCCATAGGCAGTTCCCTTTTTCAGGGACTCGTTTTTATATGGCGGCCATGCGTGGGGCTCCTTCGGGAGCGCCGGGTTTCCTGCTTAGACCGGTCTACCAACCCGCGTATGGCCGCCACCCTCGTTTGGTAGCGAGAGTGATGGCTCCTTACTTATGCTAAGCAGGAGCTTCATCCATGTTCAAAGTCACACCAAACCCGCCAGACACCGATCCAATCCCCCACGACCCCAGCCTTGACCCGCAGAAGGTCAAAGAGGCCACCGATCGCGCCCTCGATTTCTACCTCAACCCCGAAACCTCGAAGGCTTCAATGTTTTCACCCAAGGCCCGCCCCATCTACCTCGTCGACCCCACGCTGGATGACGAAACCCTGCTGGTCGAAGCCTGTGAATCGCTGTCGTCGGCCCATGCCATGGCCGGCAATATCGCCAACTCGGTGGGCGGCCCGGAGCGCAAGCCGCTGCTGGCGTTGCAACAGTTGATCATGTTGAACGAGCTGTTGGTCAATCGCTTGCTGGATAAGCTGCGCGTCCCGCAGTAGTTGCCAGACGGTTCAGTGAGGGGTTGCCCCTCACTGCTTCACGCAGTCCATACTGCACCTATCAACCCATCGTTTCGGACGCCGACATGCCCTCCCCCGAATCCTCCCTTCTGCAGAGCTGGCACAGCAACGCTGACGCCTGGATCGAGGTGATCCGCAGCGGTGCCATTGAAAGCCGTCAGCAAGTCACCGATCAGGCGATCCTGCTGGCCATCATGGGCCGCCAGCCGGAACGTGTGCTCGACCTGGGTTGCGGCGAAGGCTGGTTGTTACGGGCGCTGGCCGATCGCGGCATCGAGGCGGCGGGCGTGGATGGCGATGCGACGCTGGTCGAGGCGGCACGCGCGGCGGGCTCGACCAGGGTGCACGTCGCCAGTTACGAGGCGCTGGTCGAGGCCAAGGTCGATATCGGCCGCGAATACGATTTGATCTGCGCGAATTTCTCGCTGTTGCATCAGGACATCATCCCGCTGCTGACCGCCATGCATGCCCTGCTCACCCCGGGCGGTGCGCTGCTGATCCAGACCCTGCACCCGTGGGCGGTTGCAGCGGGGTATTATCAGGACGGCTGGCGCGAAGAGTCCTTCGCCGGGTTCAAGGGCCAGTGGCAGCCGATGCCGTGGTACTTCCGCACGCTGTCGAGTTGGCTGAATGCCCTGGACATGGCGGGGTTCCGGCTGGCCGGCCTGCAGGAACCGCAGCATCCGCAAAGCGCAGTGCCGCAGTCGTTGCTGATGCTCGCCGAACAGCGCTAACTCGGCAGCTCGAGCCCCTTGTGGGAGCGAGCCTGCTCGCGAAGACGGAGTGTCTGACAGGCTCGTTTCAGCTTGTGCCGACGCTTTCGCGAGCAAGCTCGCACCCACAATGTTTGGCTTTGCATGCTCCATTTTGTCGATCTACGGCACCGCCATTCGACCAAGGACTGACTACGCTGTTAATCCTGCGTGTCTAACCTGCCGAGGATGACTGCCATGCAACGCTTTCAAAAAATCACGCCGTGCCTGTGGTTCGACGATCAAGCCGAAGCGGCGGCGAAGTTCTACTGCTCAATCTTCGATCACTCGAAAATCACCGGCCTGACCCACTACAGCAAGGTCGGTCAGGAATTTCACGGTAAACCGGAAGGCGCGGTGATGACGGTCAGTTTCGAACTCGACGGCCAGAGCTTCACCGGGCTCAATGGCGGGCCGATGTTCAAGTTCAGTGAGGCAATTTCGTTTCAGGTCAACTGCCAGAATCAGGAAGAAGTCGACCATTTCTGGGGCAATCTGTCAGCCGGCGGCCCGGTCGAGGCCCAGCAATGCGGCTGGCTCAAGGACAAGTTCGGGGTGTCGTGGCAGATCGTGCCGGTGGCGTTCATGCACATGATGCTGGACGCCGACACCAGCAAGTCGCAGCGGGCGATGCAGGCCATGTTCAAGATGAAAAAACTCGACATCGCCGAACTGGAGCGGGCCTTTGCCGGCCAGAGCTAATACACTCCAGGTCTGGCCTGCCGGGAACAATAACGATGAAACACGCTGCCGCCAAAAACCCTGAAAAGGCCCCGCGCTTCTGGCGCGACGACGCCCTGCCGTTTATTGAAGCGCGGGCCATCGCCGATGGTCGTGAGGTTTGCTACTCACGACATTCCCATGCGCATTTTTCCATCGGTGCGATCACCGCCGGGCGCAGCATTTATGTGCATGAGCACGCGCAGTTCGAGGTCGCGGCCGGCACCGTGGTGCTGATGAATCCCGGCGACGTGCATGCCTGCAACCCGATCGATGACCAACCGTGGTCGTACCTGATGCTGTATGTGGAGACGCCGTGGCTGACGGATTTGCAGCATCAGCTCGGGTTCAGTGCCGAACTGGAGTTTCACCGATTTTCCACCACCCACTTGAATGACCCGCGACTGTTCCGCGACCTGCAAGGACTTTACGACACGCTGGTCGATGAGCAGCAGGACGCGCTGCGCAAACACAGCGCGGCAGTCGAGTTTTTCAGCGATCTGCAAGGGCGCCTGAACCCGGCGGAACAAGCGTTGCGCGAGCCGAACTTCAAACTCGAACGCGCCGCCGAGTTCATCCGCGAGCACTGCACCGCCCTGCTGAGCCTGGACGACATCTGCACGGCGGCGCAGTTGTCGCCGTCGTACCTGATCCGCGCCTTCAAGCAGCATTACGGCATGACCCCGCACGCCTTTGTGGTCAATCAGCGCATCCAGTTCGCCCGCGAGCGCTTGCGCAGCGGCCAGTTGATTGCCGATGTGGCGCTTGAAGCGGGATTCGCCGATCAGGCGCATTTTCAGCGAGCATTCAAACAGCACCTGGCTGCCACTCCGGGTCAATATCGCGGCTGACAGCAAAACCCGACTACGCTGCAGATCAACCACCCCCCCCTGGCCCGGGAGTTTGCCCTGGATGATCCTGATTCTTTTGCCGTGCGCCGATTACGACCCGACCGAAAGCAGCGTGCCGTGGCAGGCACTGCGCGATGCGGGCATCGAGGCACGGTTCGCTACGCCGCAAGGCCTGGCTGCCTACGCCGACCCACGGCTGGTGAGCACCGGGTTCGGACCACTGAACCCGATGCTGATGACGCGCAGAGCCGATCTGCACAGTTACGCGCAGATGATCGATAGCCCGGCGTTCCTTCAGCCGCTGGCGTATGCCGATGTCGATCCTGCTCAGTTCGACGGGTTATTGATCCCCGGTGGTCATGCCAAAGGCATGCGCAGCCTGCTGGAGTCCGCGCAGGCCCGAGACATCGCTCTGCACTTTTTCAACGCACAAAAACCCGTGGCGGCGGTGTGTCATGGCGTGCTGCTGCTGGCGCGCACCCTCGACCCCGACACCGGACGCTCGGTGTTGTTCGGGCGCAAGGTCACTGCATTGCTGGCGGCCACCATGGAATTGCCGGCATGGCTGATGACGGCGGCCTGGCTGGGTCGCTACTACCGCACCTACAAGCAGACCGTGGAAGCGGAAGTAACCGCCGCGCTGTCGAACACGTCCGATTTTGTCCGCGGCCCGCGCATTGCCAAACGCGACAGTGCGCAGGCGCCGCAAACCGGTTTTGTGGTGCGCGACGGACAACTGCTCACGGCTCGATGGCCCGGTGATTGTCACCGCTTCGCCGCAGAATGGGTGACCATGCTGCAAGGTAGATACCCAAGGTTCAAGGCAGCAGCAGATACCCTGCACTCACCGCCAGCAGCAATGCCATGAGCCGATTGAACAGACGCATTCCCGCCGGATTGCCCAGGTAGCCACGTAAAAACGTCCCGGCATACACCCAGCAACCCACCGACAGATAGCAGATCACCAGATACACCGCGGCAAACTGCCAGACCAGCCGCGCCTCGCCATCGGCCACAAACGCGCCCATCCCCGCCACGCAGGCCAGC from Pseudomonas sp. P8_229 encodes:
- a CDS encoding DUF6124 family protein, which gives rise to MFKVTPNPPDTDPIPHDPSLDPQKVKEATDRALDFYLNPETSKASMFSPKARPIYLVDPTLDDETLLVEACESLSSAHAMAGNIANSVGGPERKPLLALQQLIMLNELLVNRLLDKLRVPQ
- a CDS encoding class I SAM-dependent methyltransferase, with the translated sequence MPSPESSLLQSWHSNADAWIEVIRSGAIESRQQVTDQAILLAIMGRQPERVLDLGCGEGWLLRALADRGIEAAGVDGDATLVEAARAAGSTRVHVASYEALVEAKVDIGREYDLICANFSLLHQDIIPLLTAMHALLTPGGALLIQTLHPWAVAAGYYQDGWREESFAGFKGQWQPMPWYFRTLSSWLNALDMAGFRLAGLQEPQHPQSAVPQSLLMLAEQR
- a CDS encoding helix-turn-helix transcriptional regulator, producing MKHAAAKNPEKAPRFWRDDALPFIEARAIADGREVCYSRHSHAHFSIGAITAGRSIYVHEHAQFEVAAGTVVLMNPGDVHACNPIDDQPWSYLMLYVETPWLTDLQHQLGFSAELEFHRFSTTHLNDPRLFRDLQGLYDTLVDEQQDALRKHSAAVEFFSDLQGRLNPAEQALREPNFKLERAAEFIREHCTALLSLDDICTAAQLSPSYLIRAFKQHYGMTPHAFVVNQRIQFARERLRSGQLIADVALEAGFADQAHFQRAFKQHLAATPGQYRG
- a CDS encoding DJ-1/PfpI family protein, encoding MILILLPCADYDPTESSVPWQALRDAGIEARFATPQGLAAYADPRLVSTGFGPLNPMLMTRRADLHSYAQMIDSPAFLQPLAYADVDPAQFDGLLIPGGHAKGMRSLLESAQARDIALHFFNAQKPVAAVCHGVLLLARTLDPDTGRSVLFGRKVTALLAATMELPAWLMTAAWLGRYYRTYKQTVEAEVTAALSNTSDFVRGPRIAKRDSAQAPQTGFVVRDGQLLTARWPGDCHRFAAEWVTMLQGRYPRFKAAADTLHSPPAAMP
- a CDS encoding GFA family protein codes for the protein MDQITGGCLCGDVRFEVSGQPYRVGICHCLDCRKRHGALFHTSAIFPEHALKVTGKTGDYNGRFFCLRCGSPVFTRSGDEVEINVGSLDEPNRFKPTYELWTVRREAWLPALPLAHHYERDRESTGRIEE
- a CDS encoding VOC family protein, which gives rise to MQRFQKITPCLWFDDQAEAAAKFYCSIFDHSKITGLTHYSKVGQEFHGKPEGAVMTVSFELDGQSFTGLNGGPMFKFSEAISFQVNCQNQEEVDHFWGNLSAGGPVEAQQCGWLKDKFGVSWQIVPVAFMHMMLDADTSKSQRAMQAMFKMKKLDIAELERAFAGQS
- a CDS encoding xanthine dehydrogenase family protein molybdopterin-binding subunit produces the protein MNSPVSRRGFLKGSAVLGGGLVVAFVVPGAHRFALAAENEGKVFAPNAFLRIAADNSVTVLLGHSEMGQGIWTGLTMLIAEELDADWSKIRVEHSPASAANYGMPAFGGMQITGGSTSTWMEFDRYRLAGATARQMLVEAAAKRFNVAASTIRTESGVVIAGDKRATYGELADAAGQLPVPDPKSITFKEAKDWKVIGKPTKRLDTPEKITGRAKFGMDVQFEGLMTAMVARAPVFGATVKSFEGAEALAVPGVHKVVQVPTGVAVIAEHYWAAKLGRDALNVDWDMGPHTDLSSQGLLDSFRKLAATPGTSAAQAGDPKGNFDKAAKKIDVEYSVPYLAHAPMEPLNCTVKISAEKCEIWTGTQFQTLDQMIAGKITGLKPEQVEIHTEFLGGGFGRRANPTSDFVAEAVQVAKAAGMPVKTVWSREDDIRGGYYRSMFLHQARIGLDGQGMPLSWQHVLVGQSIMTGTLLEATMVKNGIDPTSVEGVADSPYLKGLAHQQVELHSPQTGINVLWLRSVGHSHTGFVMESLIDEMATAAGKDPVEYRRTLLKDHPRHLGVLNLAVEKANWTAPLPGGHALGVAVHESFGSYVAQVAEVSQDNLAIRVHRVVCAVDCGIAVNPQSIAAQMESCITFGLGMALHSKLTVKDGMVVQSNYHDYQVLRLNEMPLVEVHIVPSRDKPGGIGEAGVPPTAPAVANAVYALTGQRLRELPLQLSGV
- a CDS encoding (2Fe-2S)-binding protein → MLTLNINGKDQELDVPADMPLLWVLRDVAHLTGTKFGCGMAQCGACTVHVDGAPLRACITPATAVANGQKILTIEGLSTDGSHPVQQAWAELDVVQCGYCQSGQIMSAAALLAKIPKPTDSDIDQALSGNICRCGTYPRIRAAVKRAAEIG
- a CDS encoding alpha/beta hydrolase; amino-acid sequence: MGFITTKDGVEIFYKDWGPKDAPVIHFHHGWPLSSDDWDAQMLFFLGQGFRVIAHDRRGHGRSSQVWAGHDMDHYADDVLAVVKHLGVKNVVHVGHSTGGGEVIHYIARHGQDNVAKGVLISAVPPLMVKTDSNPGGLPKSVFDDFQTQLAANRAQFYRDIPTGPFYGYNRPGAKPSEGIIGNWWRQGMIGGAKAHYDGIVAFSQTDFTEDLKQVTVPVLVMHGEDDQIVPYANSGPLSAKLLPNGTLKSYPGFPHGMPTTEAATINADLLAFIRG